From the genome of Hymenobacter sp. PAMC 26628, one region includes:
- a CDS encoding NAD(P)-dependent oxidoreductase yields MSTIFSTIAILGGAGKAGQPLVQQALQTGYNVRLLLRHPADFQLQHKQLTIISGDARDPAALTTLLQGCQALVSTLGNPKGEPAPMLSAVTAQLLPILQAQHIKRYIAVTSLYQTAHEQHDAGTKQAAAYMQQHYPLFMADRERELQLLSDSDLAWTYVRLPYLLEGPALISNVEARLECLLGPTITVADLAQFLLTQLHSPEYVKQAPFVANRQPA; encoded by the coding sequence ATGTCTACTATCTTTTCAACCATCGCCATTTTAGGCGGAGCCGGCAAAGCTGGCCAGCCCCTAGTACAACAAGCCCTACAAACCGGCTATAACGTCCGTCTTTTACTTCGCCATCCAGCTGATTTTCAGCTACAGCACAAGCAGCTCACTATTATCTCAGGCGATGCCCGGGACCCCGCAGCCTTAACCACGCTGTTACAGGGTTGCCAAGCCCTAGTCAGCACATTAGGCAACCCGAAAGGAGAACCTGCTCCTATGTTAAGCGCGGTAACAGCACAGCTATTACCTATTCTACAAGCACAACACATTAAGCGGTATATCGCGGTAACTTCTCTTTACCAAACCGCCCACGAGCAACACGATGCGGGCACCAAACAGGCTGCGGCCTATATGCAGCAGCACTATCCACTCTTTATGGCAGACAGAGAGCGGGAGTTGCAGCTTCTTTCAGATAGTGATTTAGCGTGGACCTACGTTCGTTTACCCTATCTCTTAGAAGGGCCAGCGCTTATTAGCAATGTGGAAGCGCGATTAGAATGCTTGCTAGGGCCAACTATCACAGTAGCTGACCTAGCACAATTTCTGCTTACACAGCTCCATAGCCCCGAGTATGTGAAGCAAGCTCCTTTTGTGGCCAATCGTCAGCCAGCCTAA
- a CDS encoding sigma-54-dependent transcriptional regulator, which yields MILKHARILVVDDEPDVLFAFKLLLKSEVREVVTEKNPELLLSLLRQQHFDAVMLDMNYRSGQATGNEGFYWLGRIREYDPTTAVILITAYGDVRTAVRALKAGATDFLLKPWHNEQLLQTLAAALQPKTGSKSGVTSKKVVGPAAATALLGESAAMQEVRAIIEKVAPTEANVLLLGENGTGKELVAKSLHEQSRRAARPFVAADVAALSEGLFESELFGHTKGAFTDAQASRVGRFEAATGGTLFLDEIGNIGLPQQAKLLTALQNRQVVPVGSNTPVPVDIRLLSATNAPLHALVARGDFRQDLMYRLNTVELTLPPLRERGDDVWLLARHFAQVYAARNQRPAPEFAPATLRKLRQHAWPGNVRELQHAVERAVILGSGPVLGPEDFSFRHPESAHDSAAAAPATTVAENPLPLLEIEKNTIQQALERHQGNLTKAAKELGLTRTALYRRLDKHDI from the coding sequence ATGATTCTCAAGCACGCCCGCATCCTGGTAGTAGACGACGAACCCGACGTACTGTTCGCCTTCAAGCTGCTGCTCAAAAGCGAGGTGCGGGAAGTCGTGACGGAGAAAAACCCGGAGCTGCTGCTCTCCCTGCTCCGCCAGCAGCACTTCGACGCCGTGATGCTCGACATGAACTACCGCAGCGGCCAGGCGACGGGCAACGAGGGCTTCTACTGGCTGGGCCGCATCCGGGAATACGACCCCACCACGGCCGTTATCCTCATTACGGCTTATGGCGACGTGCGCACGGCAGTGCGCGCCCTTAAAGCCGGCGCCACCGACTTCCTGCTCAAGCCCTGGCACAACGAACAACTGCTGCAAACGCTGGCCGCCGCTCTCCAACCTAAAACCGGTAGCAAAAGCGGAGTCACCTCGAAAAAAGTAGTCGGGCCGGCCGCGGCTACCGCGCTACTCGGCGAGTCAGCCGCCATGCAGGAAGTGCGCGCCATCATTGAAAAAGTCGCCCCAACCGAAGCCAACGTGCTGCTGCTCGGCGAGAACGGCACGGGTAAGGAGCTGGTCGCCAAGTCCCTGCACGAGCAGTCGCGCCGTGCTGCCCGGCCTTTCGTGGCCGCCGACGTGGCCGCGCTTAGTGAGGGGTTGTTTGAAAGCGAGCTGTTCGGGCACACCAAGGGCGCGTTCACGGATGCCCAGGCCAGCCGCGTGGGCCGCTTTGAGGCGGCCACCGGAGGAACCTTGTTTCTGGATGAGATTGGCAACATTGGCCTGCCGCAGCAAGCCAAGCTGCTCACGGCCCTGCAAAACCGCCAGGTGGTGCCCGTAGGAAGCAACACCCCCGTACCGGTGGATATCCGGCTGTTGTCGGCCACCAACGCCCCGCTGCACGCGCTGGTGGCCCGCGGCGACTTCCGCCAGGACCTGATGTACCGCCTCAACACGGTCGAACTCACGCTGCCGCCCCTGCGCGAGCGCGGCGACGACGTGTGGCTGCTGGCCCGGCACTTCGCCCAGGTGTACGCCGCCCGCAACCAACGCCCCGCCCCGGAGTTTGCGCCCGCCACCCTGCGCAAGCTTCGGCAGCACGCCTGGCCGGGCAACGTGCGGGAACTGCAACACGCCGTGGAGCGGGCGGTTATTTTGGGGAGCGGCCCGGTGCTGGGACCCGAGGATTTCTCGTTTCGACACCCCGAATCGGCGCATGATTCCGCGGCGGCAGCGCCGGCTACGACCGTGGCTGAGAATCCGCTGCCGTTGCTGGAAATAGAAAAAAATACCATTCAGCAGGCCCTTGAGCGCCATCAAGGCAACCTCACCAAAGCCGCCAAGGAACTGGGCCTCACCCGCACCGCCCTCTACCGTCGGCTCGACAAGCATGATATTTAA
- a CDS encoding FtsX-like permease family protein encodes MLPYPLLLLYRNFKRFKSTFFINLIGLSTGLACALLIYLWISDERSFDRYHALDGRLYQVMENRRTAAGIETQLGTMPLLAEALRREMPEIEFVATTTPVPFFDAFSLSAAGGQHLTGVAKYADPAFFQLFSYPLLVGTPATVLRDKHSIVLSAALATKLFGSPQNSLGKAVKWQMMTDSTQTSLVAGVFAGVLRNSSEQFDLVLPFASFRERMQVGETIKWDDNGPFNTYLALKEGADPAQFQAKLAGLLKTKSAQAQAQGRTLFVRPFSAAYLHGTYENGVATGGRIAYVRLFALIAGLILVIASINFMNLFTAKASRRVKEVGIRKALGASRAALVGQYLTESVVMALLALVVAVGLVQLVLPQFSALTGKPLALRWEWPLVAASLALALGTGLLAGSYPAFYLSGFQPAAVLKGKLPTRAGDVWTRQGLVVLQFTLSVLFIVAVVVVNAQLAFVQRQPLGYDKAHVIRFEAAGRAARQPAAFLAEVKKLPGVVQASSVVGGFLRGGSGGGGGPEVSWGGRRVAVNAQLGNYDLVETLGLHLVAGRSFSRQYRADSAVILVNQALVASLGMPDPVGQRLDGARIVGVVRDFHLESLHEKIKPYLLRLETQAGTLYVKLQPNAEQATIARLQQLYAAYNPGFTLDYTFLDTDYQAQYVAERRVAVLARYFAGLAILISALGLLGLAAFTAERRRKEIGIRKALGASELGIVWLLTSSLTWLVVVAIVLALPLSYLLLQRWLEGFAYRVAWQWWYFAAAGMGALLIAWLTVSVQAWRAARRNPVLSLRAE; translated from the coding sequence ATGCTTCCCTACCCCCTGCTGCTCCTCTACCGCAACTTTAAGCGGTTCAAAAGCACGTTCTTCATCAACCTGATTGGCCTTTCGACCGGCCTGGCCTGCGCGCTGCTCATCTACTTGTGGATAAGCGACGAGCGCAGCTTCGACCGCTACCACGCCCTGGACGGCCGGCTTTACCAGGTGATGGAAAACCGCCGTACGGCCGCCGGCATCGAGACGCAGCTCGGCACCATGCCGCTGCTGGCCGAGGCCCTGCGGCGGGAAATGCCGGAGATTGAATTCGTGGCCACTACCACGCCGGTCCCGTTTTTCGACGCGTTCTCGCTGTCGGCGGCGGGCGGCCAGCACCTCACCGGCGTCGCCAAATACGCGGACCCGGCCTTCTTCCAGCTGTTTTCCTACCCCCTGCTAGTGGGCACCCCCGCCACGGTGCTGCGGGATAAACATTCCATTGTGCTCTCCGCAGCCCTGGCCACTAAGCTCTTTGGGTCGCCGCAGAACAGCCTGGGCAAAGCTGTGAAATGGCAAATGATGACCGATAGCACGCAGACCAGCCTGGTGGCCGGGGTGTTTGCCGGGGTGCTCCGCAACTCGTCGGAGCAGTTTGACCTCGTGCTGCCGTTTGCCTCGTTCAGGGAACGGATGCAGGTGGGTGAAACCATCAAGTGGGACGACAACGGCCCTTTCAACACCTACCTGGCCCTGAAGGAGGGGGCGGACCCCGCGCAGTTTCAAGCCAAGCTGGCGGGGTTACTGAAAACCAAAAGCGCGCAGGCCCAGGCCCAGGGGCGCACGCTATTCGTGCGGCCGTTCTCGGCGGCATATTTGCACGGCACCTACGAAAACGGCGTTGCCACCGGGGGGCGCATTGCCTACGTGCGGCTGTTCGCCCTGATTGCCGGGCTCATTCTGGTGATTGCCAGCATCAATTTCATGAACCTGTTCACGGCCAAGGCCTCGCGGCGGGTCAAGGAAGTGGGCATTCGCAAGGCCCTGGGGGCGAGCCGCGCCGCGCTGGTGGGGCAGTACCTGACCGAGTCCGTGGTGATGGCCTTGCTGGCCCTGGTCGTGGCCGTGGGGCTGGTACAGCTCGTGCTCCCGCAGTTCAGCGCGCTGACGGGCAAGCCGCTGGCCTTGCGCTGGGAGTGGCCGCTGGTGGCGGCCAGCCTGGCCCTGGCGCTGGGTACGGGGCTGCTGGCGGGCAGCTACCCCGCGTTCTACCTGTCGGGGTTCCAGCCGGCGGCCGTGCTGAAGGGCAAGCTGCCGACCCGGGCCGGCGACGTCTGGACGCGGCAGGGACTGGTCGTGCTGCAGTTCACGCTCTCGGTGCTGTTCATTGTGGCCGTGGTGGTCGTTAACGCGCAGCTGGCGTTTGTACAGCGCCAGCCGCTGGGCTACGACAAGGCGCACGTAATCCGCTTTGAAGCGGCGGGCCGGGCGGCCCGCCAGCCCGCGGCGTTTCTGGCCGAGGTGAAAAAATTGCCCGGCGTCGTGCAGGCATCCAGTGTCGTGGGCGGCTTCTTGAGGGGGGGCAGCGGCGGGGGGGGCGGCCCTGAGGTGAGCTGGGGAGGCCGGCGCGTGGCGGTAAACGCGCAGTTGGGCAATTACGACCTGGTGGAAACCCTGGGCCTGCACCTGGTAGCGGGCCGCAGCTTTTCGCGGCAGTACCGCGCCGACAGCGCCGTTATCCTCGTCAACCAGGCCCTGGTGGCCAGCCTGGGAATGCCGGACCCCGTGGGCCAACGGCTCGACGGCGCCCGCATCGTGGGCGTGGTCCGCGACTTCCACCTCGAGTCACTGCACGAAAAAATCAAGCCCTACCTCCTTCGGCTGGAAACCCAAGCGGGCACCCTCTACGTCAAGCTCCAGCCCAACGCGGAGCAGGCCACGATTGCGCGGCTTCAGCAACTGTACGCCGCCTACAACCCCGGCTTTACGCTCGACTACACGTTTCTGGATACCGACTACCAGGCCCAGTACGTAGCCGAGCGGCGGGTGGCGGTGCTCGCTCGCTACTTTGCCGGGCTGGCCATTCTCATTTCTGCCCTGGGCCTGCTGGGACTGGCGGCCTTCACCGCCGAGCGCCGGCGCAAGGAAATTGGTATCCGCAAGGCCTTGGGCGCAAGCGAGCTGGGCATCGTCTGGTTGTTGACCAGCAGCCTGACCTGGCTGGTAGTCGTGGCCATCGTGCTGGCGTTGCCCCTGAGCTACCTGCTCCTGCAGCGGTGGTTGGAAGGCTTTGCCTACCGCGTGGCGTGGCAGTGGTGGTACTTCGCGGCGGCCGGCATGGGTGCCCTGCTTATTGCCTGGCTCACGGTGAGTGTGCAGGCCTGGCGGGCCGCCCGCCGCAACCCCGTGCTGAGCCTGCGGGCCGAGTGA
- a CDS encoding integrase core domain-containing protein, whose translation MCIGLGFGYLFLLTDAYSKLIVGYCLHPYLTVEGALNALEMALQSEQPRSACLIHHSDRGSQYGSFAYIQRLRQAGIAISMTQHGDPYENAVAERINGILKTDFRLNRVFTTFDEAARAVEQSVRNYNHLRPHMSCSYLTPAAAHASTKPLQKHWKPKVYKIAQPPTSTDTA comes from the coding sequence TTGTGCATCGGGCTGGGCTTCGGCTACTTATTCTTGCTAACGGATGCGTATTCGAAGCTCATCGTCGGCTACTGCCTGCATCCGTACCTCACGGTGGAGGGCGCACTGAACGCGTTGGAAATGGCCCTGCAAAGCGAGCAGCCCCGCTCCGCATGCCTGATTCACCACTCGGACCGGGGGAGTCAGTATGGCAGCTTCGCTTACATCCAGCGGCTCCGGCAAGCCGGGATTGCCATCAGCATGACCCAACACGGCGACCCCTACGAGAATGCCGTGGCTGAGCGCATCAATGGTATCTTGAAAACGGATTTTCGGTTAAACCGCGTGTTTACCACCTTTGACGAAGCAGCCCGCGCCGTCGAGCAGAGTGTGCGCAATTACAATCACCTGCGCCCTCACATGAGTTGTAGCTATCTAACGCCGGCCGCCGCCCACGCCAGTACCAAGCCCTTGCAAAAGCATTGGAAACCTAAAGTCTACAAGATCGCGCAGCCCCCAACATCAACCGACACAGCTTAA
- a CDS encoding sensor histidine kinase yields MIFNSLDARLLGRLVMLVATLAGGGYAALHHAYGLALGALVLLLALVLDLARYLTRGQQALADFTLALQYRDFSRQYPVQSVPASLRPLHEAFNQVNATFRELRAAQEGQFQYLQTILALLDTGIVSYDAAGTVAWVNEAFKQTLHLPYLKNIRALQSRQPVLYEAICRAVPGQPAVVKLIVGLQTVQLLVSATQFKLRGEAFTLLAFKNVSQALADTETAAWQQLLRVMTHEIMNSVAPIASLADSLGRHVQRARQQETSDELLDDVGTGIRIIQQRSEGLLRFAQVYREFSTLTSPQRTTLYVRELLQATRQLLAEQLAAQGIEVTLSVRPAHLTLHADGHLLEQVLINLVLNAAQALVQNPNPRLSLQAWFDEQERVIIEVKDNGSGIPADVLDSIFIPFFTTRPNGSGIGLSLAKQIMQLHQGSIQVHSVAGAGSAFQLWFPPLATF; encoded by the coding sequence ATGATATTTAATAGCCTGGATGCCCGTCTGCTGGGGCGGTTGGTGATGTTGGTGGCCACGCTGGCCGGGGGCGGGTACGCCGCGCTGCACCACGCCTACGGGCTAGCCCTGGGGGCCCTGGTGCTACTGTTAGCGCTGGTCCTGGACCTGGCCCGTTACCTGACGCGCGGCCAGCAGGCCCTGGCCGACTTCACCCTGGCCCTCCAGTACCGGGATTTTTCGCGGCAGTACCCAGTGCAGTCCGTCCCGGCGTCGCTGCGGCCTTTGCACGAGGCCTTCAACCAGGTCAACGCCACGTTTCGGGAGTTGCGGGCCGCGCAGGAAGGGCAGTTCCAATACCTGCAAACCATCCTGGCGCTGCTCGATACCGGTATCGTGTCCTACGACGCGGCGGGCACCGTGGCCTGGGTGAACGAGGCGTTTAAGCAGACGCTGCACCTGCCGTACCTGAAAAACATCCGGGCGCTGCAATCCCGGCAGCCGGTCCTCTACGAGGCCATTTGCCGGGCGGTTCCCGGCCAGCCCGCGGTAGTGAAGCTGATTGTGGGCCTCCAAACGGTGCAGTTGCTCGTATCGGCCACCCAGTTTAAGCTACGCGGCGAAGCGTTTACCCTCCTGGCCTTCAAAAACGTGAGCCAGGCCCTGGCTGATACCGAAACCGCTGCTTGGCAGCAACTGCTCCGGGTGATGACGCACGAAATCATGAACTCGGTTGCCCCCATCGCTTCGCTGGCCGATTCGTTGGGCCGCCACGTGCAGCGTGCCCGGCAGCAGGAGACTTCAGATGAGTTGCTCGACGACGTGGGAACCGGCATTCGCATCATCCAGCAGCGCAGCGAAGGGCTGCTGCGCTTCGCCCAAGTGTACCGGGAATTTAGTACCCTGACCTCGCCGCAGCGCACGACCCTTTATGTGCGGGAGTTGCTCCAGGCCACCCGGCAGCTACTGGCGGAACAACTGGCCGCGCAAGGCATTGAGGTCACCCTTAGCGTCCGGCCCGCCCACCTCACCCTGCACGCTGACGGCCACCTACTGGAGCAAGTGCTCATCAATCTGGTGCTCAATGCGGCGCAGGCGCTCGTACAAAACCCCAACCCCCGCCTTAGCCTGCAGGCTTGGTTCGATGAACAGGAGCGGGTGATTATCGAGGTAAAGGACAACGGCAGCGGTATTCCCGCCGACGTGCTGGACAGCATCTTTATTCCTTTTTTCACTACCCGCCCCAACGGCTCCGGGATTGGGCTGAGCTTGGCCAAGCAAATCATGCAGCTGCACCAAGGCAGCATTCAGGTCCATTCCGTAGCGGGGGCAGGCAGTGCGTTTCAGCTGTGGTTTCCCCCCTTAGCTACCTTCTAG
- a CDS encoding efflux RND transporter periplasmic adaptor subunit yields the protein MDVLIPKKKWSFVTRWWWLGALVLAGTGAAGLYWPRPGQRLHVAASRLTISPVTRGNFQEFTAIDGVVQPLHTVYLDAAEAGTVQQVLVEEGMTLTAGQPLLRLANPDLQLEMVNRETAVYDLMNNLRNTRNQLLQNRILRQNQLADIDFQLAEARRVFDTNQVLYDQKVIARQDYLQSQNAYRYQLRRRQLTQQTLRQDSIAMQQQLGTMQESVQRMTSNLALMRRKMDDLLLRAPVGGRLSSLAAEVGEAKTRGQRLGQIDALAGVKLHAAVDEFYIARIGAGQVGEVVVEGQAYALRVTKIFAQVAKGLQIDLAFIGTPPPGLRRGQTLPIRLALSAKAPAVLLPKGGFYQQTVGNWAFKLGADGTRAQRVAIRLGRQNPDYYEVLAGLRPGDQVVTSSYEGYADQQELVLDNHQP from the coding sequence ATGGATGTCCTGATACCGAAGAAAAAGTGGTCGTTTGTCACCCGCTGGTGGTGGCTGGGCGCCTTGGTGCTGGCGGGCACGGGCGCGGCCGGCCTCTACTGGCCCCGGCCGGGCCAGCGGCTGCACGTGGCGGCCAGCCGGCTGACCATCAGCCCTGTAACGCGGGGAAATTTTCAGGAATTCACGGCCATCGACGGGGTGGTGCAGCCGCTGCACACCGTGTACCTGGACGCGGCGGAGGCCGGCACCGTGCAGCAGGTACTGGTGGAAGAAGGTATGACCTTGACGGCGGGCCAGCCGTTGCTGCGGCTGGCCAATCCCGACCTGCAACTGGAAATGGTAAACCGCGAAACGGCCGTGTACGACCTGATGAATAACCTGCGCAACACCCGCAACCAGCTGCTGCAAAACCGCATCCTGCGCCAAAACCAGCTAGCCGACATCGACTTTCAGCTGGCCGAGGCCCGGCGGGTGTTCGACACCAACCAGGTGCTCTACGACCAGAAAGTGATTGCGCGGCAGGACTACCTGCAAAGCCAGAACGCCTACCGCTACCAGCTACGCCGGCGACAGCTGACGCAGCAGACCCTGCGCCAGGACTCAATAGCCATGCAGCAGCAGCTGGGCACCATGCAGGAATCGGTGCAGCGCATGACCAGCAACCTGGCCCTGATGCGGCGCAAGATGGACGACCTGCTGCTACGGGCCCCAGTCGGCGGGCGGCTCAGCTCGCTGGCCGCGGAAGTGGGCGAGGCCAAAACGCGGGGCCAGCGCCTGGGGCAGATTGACGCGCTGGCGGGCGTGAAACTACACGCCGCGGTGGACGAGTTTTACATTGCTCGTATCGGCGCCGGTCAGGTGGGCGAAGTGGTGGTGGAGGGCCAGGCGTATGCCTTGCGCGTGACCAAAATCTTCGCCCAGGTGGCCAAAGGCCTGCAAATCGACCTGGCCTTTATAGGCACCCCGCCACCGGGCCTGCGGCGGGGACAGACCCTGCCCATTCGGCTGGCGCTGAGCGCAAAGGCCCCGGCGGTGCTGCTCCCAAAAGGCGGCTTTTACCAGCAAACCGTGGGCAATTGGGCGTTTAAGCTGGGGGCCGATGGCACTAGGGCCCAGCGGGTGGCCATCCGGCTGGGGCGGCAGAACCCCGACTACTACGAGGTGCTGGCGGGCCTGCGTCCTGGTGACCAAGTTGTAACGTCCAGCTACGAAGGGTACGCCGACCAACAGGAACTAGTGCTGGACAACCACCAGCCGTAG
- a CDS encoding ABC transporter ATP-binding protein: MIKTENLEKVYRTEEVQTKALNHVSLTVEQGEFVAIMGPSGCGKSTLLNLLGLLDEPDGGSLQLLGTETSRYSERQRAELRKRSLGFVFQSFNLIDELTVFENVELPLRYLGVGAAERRQRVEQVLEKMQLLHRRHHFPLQLSGGQQQRVAVARAVVNAPPLLLADEPTGNLDSASGHDVLGLLTELNEAGTTVLMVTHSEHDARYARRVIRLLDGQVVLENSRSQF, from the coding sequence ATGATTAAGACCGAAAATCTGGAAAAGGTATACCGCACCGAGGAGGTGCAAACCAAGGCGCTGAACCACGTCTCGCTGACGGTGGAGCAGGGGGAGTTTGTGGCCATCATGGGCCCCTCGGGCTGCGGCAAATCGACGTTGCTCAACCTGCTGGGCCTGCTCGACGAGCCCGACGGCGGCAGCCTGCAACTGCTGGGCACCGAAACCAGCCGCTACTCGGAGCGGCAGCGGGCCGAGCTGCGCAAGCGCAGCCTGGGCTTCGTGTTCCAGAGCTTCAACCTGATTGACGAGCTGACGGTGTTCGAGAACGTGGAGCTGCCCCTGCGCTACCTCGGCGTGGGGGCCGCCGAGCGGCGGCAGCGGGTGGAACAGGTGCTGGAGAAAATGCAGCTGCTGCACCGGCGCCACCACTTTCCCCTGCAACTCTCGGGCGGGCAGCAGCAGCGCGTGGCCGTGGCCCGCGCCGTGGTAAACGCCCCGCCGCTGCTGCTGGCGGATGAGCCTACCGGCAACCTCGACTCAGCCAGCGGCCACGACGTGCTGGGGCTGCTAACCGAGCTGAATGAGGCGGGCACCACCGTGCTCATGGTCACGCACTCTGAGCACGACGCCCGGTACGCCCGGCGCGTCATCCGCCTGCTCGACGGGCAGGTGGTGCTGGAAAACAGCCGCAGCCAATTCTAA
- a CDS encoding site-specific integrase: protein MSKTTGHKEGRATVRVVYYTSKTLADGSHPLLVCITKDRKRKYLSTGLSLLPKYWNASKSNYREAIRKSYPEPHREQLLNSLGKWEAKYSEAAGTLAAADEQHDALAVATKAIEGRKATRRVKLLAYVEELAAGMAAVGQIGNAGIYRDLASQLAKFVGSAHGAPEPPLGRGQEADKAAWVSKHDVPFERVTVAFCTEWESALRATGIEEITLSLRFRTLRAVLNKAIAAGVAKADYYPFARTVAEKHKFSVGKFDVSTTKRALPRDAVRRLEALQPGTDRLRLAREVFLFSFYGGGINFVDLAQLRWRDVSFDAVGQPERLHYVRQKTGGKFSLKLLGPASNLVSAYAPLTRATPESYLFPILDPARHQTPTQIKNRLHKVLGQVNEDLKVLAEQAGITTSLTTYVARHSFATAMKLNGTKTAIISQAMGHKSEAVTSVYLDSFASVQVDAEFDKLL, encoded by the coding sequence ATGAGCAAGACCACCGGTCATAAAGAAGGGCGCGCCACGGTGCGGGTCGTGTACTACACCAGCAAAACGCTGGCTGATGGCTCACACCCCTTGCTGGTGTGCATCACGAAAGACCGCAAGCGCAAGTACCTGTCCACCGGACTCTCGCTCCTGCCCAAATACTGGAACGCCAGCAAGAGCAACTACCGGGAGGCCATTCGCAAGAGCTACCCGGAGCCACACCGCGAGCAGCTACTGAATTCCTTAGGAAAATGGGAAGCCAAGTACAGTGAAGCCGCTGGCACATTGGCAGCAGCCGACGAGCAACACGATGCGCTTGCTGTGGCCACCAAGGCCATCGAAGGACGAAAGGCCACGCGCCGCGTGAAGCTGCTGGCCTACGTCGAGGAGCTGGCCGCCGGCATGGCCGCGGTCGGGCAGATCGGCAACGCAGGTATTTACCGGGACCTGGCCAGCCAGTTGGCCAAGTTCGTCGGCAGTGCGCACGGCGCGCCTGAGCCGCCACTAGGAAGGGGGCAGGAGGCAGACAAAGCTGCCTGGGTGAGCAAGCACGACGTGCCCTTCGAGCGCGTAACGGTGGCCTTTTGCACGGAGTGGGAGTCGGCGCTGCGCGCCACGGGCATCGAGGAGATTACATTATCGCTCCGCTTTCGGACCCTGCGGGCCGTACTCAACAAGGCCATTGCCGCGGGCGTGGCCAAAGCCGACTACTATCCGTTCGCGCGCACGGTTGCCGAGAAGCACAAGTTTAGCGTGGGCAAGTTCGACGTGAGCACCACCAAGCGGGCCCTGCCCCGTGATGCCGTGCGCCGGCTCGAGGCCTTGCAGCCGGGCACTGACCGGTTGCGCCTGGCCAGAGAGGTTTTCCTCTTTTCGTTCTATGGCGGGGGCATCAACTTCGTGGATCTGGCGCAACTCCGCTGGCGAGACGTAAGCTTTGACGCAGTTGGTCAGCCCGAACGCCTGCACTACGTGCGCCAGAAGACGGGCGGGAAGTTTTCGCTTAAGCTGCTGGGTCCGGCTTCCAATTTGGTGAGCGCTTACGCCCCCTTGACACGGGCCACGCCTGAGAGTTATCTGTTCCCCATTCTGGACCCAGCAAGGCACCAGACGCCCACACAAATCAAAAACCGTTTGCACAAGGTGCTTGGGCAAGTCAATGAGGATTTGAAAGTGCTGGCTGAGCAGGCGGGTATCACGACCTCGCTCACAACATATGTTGCTCGACACTCCTTTGCCACGGCTATGAAGCTGAACGGTACCAAAACGGCCATTATCAGCCAAGCCATGGGACATAAGTCTGAGGCCGTCACGTCTGTGTACCTGGATAGCTTCGCTTCGGTACAGGTCGATGCAGAATTTGATAAACTCTTGTAA
- a CDS encoding transposase — protein sequence MEDHIRALLQRFQYSEQLKETAAFRIVFGGETLSQVMADLDIHNSYTLRNWVSLYQRKLQTGLFVCPAMTRTPKRDVQALQQHNDELEETLQQANLLILALHTMIEVAAQELQVPIRKKSGTKQS from the coding sequence ATGGAAGACCACATTCGCGCCTTACTTCAGCGTTTTCAGTACAGCGAGCAACTCAAAGAAACGGCCGCGTTCCGCATTGTCTTTGGGGGCGAAACGCTGAGCCAGGTCATGGCCGACCTGGATATTCATAACAGCTATACCCTGCGCAACTGGGTGAGCCTTTATCAGCGTAAGCTGCAGACCGGCTTGTTCGTTTGCCCGGCTATGACACGAACACCAAAACGGGACGTGCAGGCCTTACAACAGCACAATGACGAGTTGGAAGAAACGCTCCAACAGGCCAATCTGCTAATTTTAGCCCTGCATACGATGATTGAGGTGGCCGCGCAAGAGCTACAAGTGCCCATCCGAAAAAAGTCTGGCACCAAACAGTCCTGA
- a CDS encoding helix-turn-helix domain-containing protein, translating to MHNPFENLSTRLTNLETLALQILEKLGSNTENVAHIGGIELAQEITRLSKARLYALVSARRIPHSKRGQRLYFDRAELLAWIQAGKRAQNETAACI from the coding sequence ATGCATAACCCCTTTGAAAACCTCAGTACCAGACTGACTAACCTGGAAACTCTGGCACTGCAAATCTTGGAAAAGCTTGGCAGTAATACCGAGAACGTCGCTCACATCGGTGGCATTGAGCTGGCTCAAGAAATAACACGCTTAAGTAAGGCCCGCCTATACGCGTTAGTATCAGCGCGGCGCATTCCGCACAGCAAGCGAGGCCAAAGATTGTATTTTGATCGTGCTGAACTACTAGCGTGGATCCAGGCTGGCAAGCGAGCCCAA